GTAAAACAGTGGATCCTCTACCGGTATACCTTTATTCTGCGAAAAAGTTACCTTCTCTCCGGGCTTTACCTCAATCCTTCCCTCAATCTGGCCTACCCGGATCTTTGGACCAGGGAGGTCAACCAAAATAGAGGAGTCCTTTGCGTAGTCGTGGATTAGGTCAAAGTACTTCCTGCGGCTCTCCTCGTCTCCGTGGGCGAAATTTATCCTAAAAACGTTAACGTATTTGGAGAGCTCCTTTACTTTTCCCTCGCTAGAGGGCCCAAGGGTTGCGACAATTTTCGTCTTCCGCATTTAAGAATATGTGGAAACTTGATTTATATTTTCACAAGCCTCCCTCTCTCCCTGCTCGCACGCCTTCTTCATTAGCTCCTTTGCCTTCTTCTCCTCGAACCTCGCGTAGACTTGAGACAACTTTAGCAGTATCTTTCCGTAGGTAAGCTCTGGGAGGAGCTTGTCTAGCTGGTCCTTCTTCCCCCTGGCTATAAGTGCGTTGATGGCTATATCCACGAACTCGCTGTCCTTCTTTGCCGAGTCGTAGCACTTTATTACCCTCTTTACGTTGCCACATGCGGAAATGTCGAATATCTTACCAATCGAGTCCAGCACGCTTACGACAGCGTTGCAATTGGCAGCGTCTATTATGTTGCATATGACCCAGTTCGCCTCCTTTATGTTGCTTGAATTAACGGCCTTTTCTATTACCTCGATACCTTCCTTCACGTGACCGTTTATTATTAATTCCTTAGCGTAAGTGAGGCTCTTAAATAACTGCCTAGTTTCGCTCGCCATTAATATCATTATCCACTCCCCAGATTAAATACATTTCATCAAAATTAGTTTGAACCGCTAAAGTCCACTAGCCTCGATATAAACCCTAAGGAATTTTCCCTTCCTAATACTAGATCTGTTGCCTTTTTACCCATAGCTGGGGCGTAGCTCCACCCTAACCTGCACGCCCCTGTGGCTACAACAACTTT
This DNA window, taken from Candidatus Aramenus sp. CH1, encodes the following:
- a CDS encoding DUF1955 domain-containing protein gives rise to the protein MASETRQLFKSLTYAKELIINGHVKEGIEVIEKAVNSSNIKEANWVICNIIDAANCNAVVSVLDSIGKIFDISACGNVKRVIKCYDSAKKDSEFVDIAINALIARGKKDQLDKLLPELTYGKILLKLSQVYARFEEKKAKELMKKACEQGEREACENINQVSTYS